One genomic segment of Desulfonatronum thioautotrophicum includes these proteins:
- a CDS encoding adenylyl-sulfate kinase, which produces MKNTAGSRGWAVWFTGLPGSGKSTLARAVGGSLEERGVPTIHLEMDARRKVYFPKPTYTPEERAQAYDRFIQEAAGLVAQGRGVLMDGTAHRLAVRAAARKQIQRFAEVFIRCPLDLAMAREQERPEGLVMAGLYAKALDRRRTGREHLGLGQVIGVDVPFEEDAHAECVVDVAVLTLDQARDQVLQFLESWLK; this is translated from the coding sequence ATGAAGAACACAGCAGGCAGCCGCGGCTGGGCGGTGTGGTTCACCGGACTGCCCGGCTCCGGAAAAAGTACCCTGGCCAGGGCCGTGGGTGGCAGCCTTGAGGAGCGCGGAGTTCCGACCATTCATCTGGAGATGGACGCCCGCCGCAAGGTTTATTTTCCAAAACCGACCTATACCCCTGAAGAGCGCGCCCAAGCCTACGATCGCTTTATCCAGGAAGCGGCGGGTCTGGTGGCCCAGGGCCGAGGGGTGCTCATGGACGGCACGGCCCATCGCCTGGCGGTACGGGCCGCTGCCCGGAAGCAGATTCAACGGTTCGCCGAAGTCTTTATTCGTTGTCCCCTGGACTTGGCCATGGCTCGAGAGCAGGAGCGCCCCGAGGGTTTGGTCATGGCCGGGTTGTATGCAAAGGCCCTGGACCGCCGACGAACTGGTCGCGAGCATCTCGGCCTGGGGCAGGTGATCGGGGTGGACGTGCCCTTTGAGGAGGACGCTCATGCGGAATGCGTGGTGGACGTGGCCGTCCTGACCCTTGACCAGGCCAGGGATCAGGTACTGCAATTTTTGGAGAGCTGGTTGAAGTGA
- a CDS encoding phosphotransferase family protein — MPMRNQKRPALQMHLNRLEQYLQAQFGPDARLLEAREMGAQGTQGMKDFGYGKPVYIRYEQGGETREAVLSTMRGDKYGHQYYWDRAAILMFQYEAGAVMDRHVRPLGLGYVDRQGAMIPVREPREFFMVNEMVQGYDYYRDLERIRQTGLESEDLAKAEAFARWLAGIHGQKKQEPDLYWRRIRNLIGASECIFGLVDAYPHPYEHFLPDRFQALERRLIDWRWKLRDYAHRLAAVHGDFHPWNVLILKDGDFRVLDRSRGEWGEAADDVATMSCNYLLFGLYDHPRLSGDFERLYRTFWDIYLELTNDREILDVIAPFQVFRTLVIASPEWYPGHPLNVRLGLFRFMENVLNDERFAYDRINTYMD, encoded by the coding sequence ATGCCCATGCGCAATCAGAAGCGTCCGGCCCTGCAGATGCACCTGAACAGGTTGGAGCAGTATCTCCAGGCTCAGTTCGGCCCTGATGCCCGACTGCTGGAAGCAAGGGAAATGGGCGCTCAGGGAACCCAGGGGATGAAAGATTTCGGCTACGGCAAGCCGGTGTACATCCGTTATGAGCAGGGCGGTGAAACCAGGGAAGCGGTGCTCTCCACCATGCGGGGGGACAAGTACGGGCACCAGTACTATTGGGACCGGGCCGCAATATTGATGTTCCAGTACGAGGCCGGCGCGGTGATGGACAGGCATGTCCGGCCCCTGGGGCTGGGCTATGTGGACCGCCAGGGCGCGATGATTCCGGTGCGGGAGCCCCGTGAATTCTTCATGGTCAACGAAATGGTCCAGGGGTATGACTATTACCGGGACCTGGAACGGATTCGGCAAACCGGACTGGAGTCGGAGGACCTGGCCAAAGCCGAGGCGTTTGCCCGGTGGCTGGCCGGCATTCACGGCCAAAAAAAGCAGGAGCCGGATCTGTATTGGCGGCGCATCCGGAACCTGATCGGAGCTTCGGAATGTATTTTTGGGTTGGTTGACGCCTACCCACACCCTTACGAGCATTTCCTGCCGGATCGTTTTCAGGCACTGGAACGACGGTTGATCGATTGGCGCTGGAAGCTGCGAGACTACGCGCATCGCCTGGCCGCTGTCCACGGAGACTTTCACCCTTGGAACGTGCTGATCCTGAAGGACGGAGATTTTCGGGTGCTGGACCGCAGTCGGGGCGAATGGGGCGAAGCAGCGGACGATGTCGCGACCATGAGCTGCAATTATCTGCTCTTCGGGCTGTACGACCATCCCCGACTTTCCGGTGATTTTGAACGACTATACCGGACATTTTGGGATATCTATCTGGAATTGACCAACGACCGGGAAATCCTGGACGTCATTGCACCATTTCAGGTTTTTCGCACCCTGGTTATCGCTTCCCCGGAATGGTATCCTGGCCATCCCCTGAACGTGCGCCTCGGGCTGTTCCGGTTTATGGAAAACGTTTTGAATGATGAACGGTTCGCCTATGATCGGATCAACACCTATATGGACTGA
- a CDS encoding carbohydrate kinase family protein, whose translation MQILVSGSIAYDRIMPFPGRFADHIMPDKIHILNVCFLVNGVNEKFGGTAGNIAYTLRLLQEKPRILASVGGKDFANYDQWLDELEMDKTGIRIIPDELTASAYITTDQSDNQITGFNPAAMNHSSEYDFSTVATEDVLAVVAPGNLQDMAGYSRIYREKGVRYIFDPGQNIPAFSGEQMLEMLTGAEILISNDYELEMIMKNTGAGRDELLTRVKTIITTLGEQGCVVLDSGEETRLPAAKVSKVVDPTGAGDCFRAGLIKGLVDGRDVTEAAKVALTSAAYAVEHHGTQVHHFTVEEFWARYAENF comes from the coding sequence ATGCAGATTCTTGTTTCCGGTTCCATTGCCTATGACCGGATCATGCCGTTCCCCGGCCGTTTCGCCGACCACATCATGCCGGATAAGATCCACATCCTGAATGTCTGTTTTCTGGTCAACGGGGTGAATGAAAAGTTTGGCGGCACGGCCGGAAACATCGCCTACACTCTGCGACTGCTCCAGGAAAAGCCGCGGATTCTCGCTTCAGTGGGCGGCAAGGATTTCGCAAACTACGATCAATGGCTGGATGAACTGGAGATGGACAAGACGGGTATCCGGATCATTCCGGATGAGCTGACAGCATCGGCGTACATTACCACGGATCAGTCCGACAATCAGATCACCGGATTCAACCCCGCGGCCATGAATCATTCCTCGGAGTACGATTTTTCCACGGTGGCCACCGAGGACGTCCTGGCCGTGGTTGCTCCGGGCAATCTCCAGGACATGGCCGGATACAGCCGGATCTATCGTGAAAAGGGCGTTCGCTATATCTTTGATCCCGGTCAGAATATCCCGGCTTTTTCCGGTGAGCAGATGCTGGAAATGCTCACTGGCGCGGAGATCCTCATTTCCAACGACTACGAGCTGGAGATGATCATGAAAAATACCGGAGCAGGCCGGGATGAACTGTTGACCAGGGTCAAGACCATCATCACGACGCTGGGCGAACAGGGGTGCGTTGTGCTCGACTCCGGAGAGGAAACCCGCCTTCCCGCGGCCAAAGTCTCCAAGGTGGTTGATCCCACCGGTGCCGGGGATTGCTTTCGGGCCGGACTGATCAAAGGCCTGGTGGACGGTCGGGACGTGACCGAGGCCGCCAAGGTCGCCCTGACCAGCGCGGCCTATGCCGTGGAACATCATGGCACCCAGGTGCACCACTTCACTGTTGAGGAGTTCTGGGCCAGGTACGCGGAAAATTTCTAA
- the cutA gene encoding divalent-cation tolerance protein CutA, translating into MQPVMVYMTAENSDQATMIARELISHRLAACVNILDNMRSLYWWEGKVEEGSEVVVVAKTRADLMPSLVERVKAIHSYDCPCIVSWPLTDGHQPFLDWVGQETISPVG; encoded by the coding sequence ATGCAGCCGGTTATGGTGTATATGACCGCGGAAAACTCGGATCAGGCCACGATGATCGCCAGGGAACTGATTTCCCATCGCCTGGCGGCCTGTGTGAATATTCTGGACAACATGCGATCCCTCTACTGGTGGGAAGGCAAGGTGGAGGAAGGCAGCGAGGTTGTGGTCGTGGCCAAGACCCGGGCCGATTTGATGCCTTCCCTGGTCGAACGAGTCAAAGCCATCCATTCCTACGACTGCCCATGCATTGTTTCCTGGCCCTTGACCGACGGCCATCAGCCCTTCCTGGATTGGGTTGGCCAGGAAACCATCAGCCCGGTTGGTTAG
- a CDS encoding c-type cytochrome: protein MSRFISTVGLSLLGVVLIMATVAVSSEPLDGEQLVQDRCTQCHDLTRVERRFGQDHAWWERTVDRMVGRRAGLLNDEERTAVLDFLANR from the coding sequence ATGAGCAGATTTATTTCGACAGTTGGATTATCTTTGCTAGGTGTGGTGTTGATTATGGCCACGGTGGCGGTTTCCAGCGAACCGCTGGACGGTGAGCAGCTGGTGCAGGACCGGTGCACGCAATGTCATGATTTGACTCGGGTAGAGCGTCGTTTCGGGCAGGATCATGCCTGGTGGGAGCGGACAGTGGACCGGATGGTCGGCAGGCGCGCCGGGTTGCTCAACGATGAAGAACGCACCGCGGTTTTGGACTTCCTGGCCAACAGGTAG
- a CDS encoding MarR family winged helix-turn-helix transcriptional regulator: MERILRMDLEDSPGFLVNRTALRIKKEFHHLLDEQGFAVTPEQCVVLWQLWSHDGGVQRDLASTTFKDMTNMTRILDGLERRGLVFRKRDKHDRRCSRIFLTAEGRAVREGILSVAGQLAERAYNGLNEDQVEDFKAMLRLVYANLDGAPQKEPNHRTENKPSLT, from the coding sequence ATGGAGAGAATATTGCGCATGGACCTGGAGGATTCGCCAGGTTTCCTGGTCAACAGGACAGCGTTGCGCATCAAGAAGGAGTTTCATCATTTGCTGGATGAGCAGGGATTTGCGGTTACCCCTGAGCAGTGCGTGGTGCTTTGGCAGCTTTGGAGCCATGATGGCGGGGTTCAGCGTGATTTGGCTTCGACCACGTTCAAGGATATGACCAACATGACGCGTATCCTGGATGGCCTGGAGCGCAGAGGCTTGGTTTTTCGGAAACGCGACAAGCATGATCGGCGTTGCAGTCGCATTTTTTTGACCGCTGAGGGGCGGGCCGTACGTGAGGGAATCCTGAGCGTGGCCGGTCAACTGGCCGAACGGGCGTACAATGGGCTGAATGAGGATCAAGTCGAGGACTTCAAGGCAATGTTGCGCCTGGTCTATGCCAATTTGGACGGCGCCCCGCAAAAGGAGCCGAACCACAGGACCGAAAACAAGCCGTCATTGACTTGA